One region of Triticum aestivum cultivar Chinese Spring chromosome 6B, IWGSC CS RefSeq v2.1, whole genome shotgun sequence genomic DNA includes:
- the LOC123138831 gene encoding solanesyl-diphosphate synthase 1, mitochondrial, producing the protein MDFRIGSTYSGAVFTLPLSKENDQTALHSLPVFSIFPSKIATGSATSEAQTDPLRQSSSGQRISTAAVPKVVAVMLPRRLLVAGLLRSTSTSSPAYPRPENVRERFLSGSCYSDSTRHRGAGSTAKMLDPFALVKDEVSEVSNRLRSMVAAEVPELTSAAGYFFRAGAEGKTTCPTVLLLMASAIRTDTPVSTIGSMNELRAKPMCIAEITEMIHVASLIHDDVLDLADTRRGMDSLNSAVGNKLAILAGDFLLFRAFSAAGSLDNAEVVSLLATALNNLVTGELMQMNVTPAQRCSMDYYLQKTYYKTAALISNSCKAVAVLAGQTADVAALAYQYGRHLGIAYQLIDDILDFTGTSASLGKGSLSDIHQGIVTAPVLFAMEEFPELRESVERGFHDPSDVATALEYLAKSEGIERTRLLATEHAKLAARAIDALPEVGDRVALISRQALKDLAQKLIRRTK; encoded by the exons ATGGATTTTCGCATTGGGAGTACATACTCAGGTGCAGTATTCACTCTACCCCTGAGTAAAGAAAACGACCAGACCGCACTTCACTCGCTCCCTGTTTTTTCCATCTTCCCTTCTAAAATTGCCACTGGCTCAGCTACCTCAGAGGCTCAGACCGATCCGCTCCGCCAGTCCAGCTCCGGGCAACGCATCTCGACGGCGGCGGTGCCCAAGGTTGTGGCCGTGATGCTTCCGAGGCGTCTTCTCGTCGCCGGCCTCCTGCGCTCGACCTCCACTTCTTCCCCCGCTTACCCAAGGCCAGAG AATGTAAGAGAAAGGTTCCTTTCAGGTTCATGTTATTCTGACAGCACCAGGCATCGAGGAGCAGGGTCAACAGCCAAG ATGCTGGATCCCTTTGCACTGGTTAAAGATGAAGTGTCCGAAGTCTCAAACAGACTGCGTTCGATGGTGGCagctgag GTACCTGAACTGACATCAGCAGCTGGATACTTCTTCAGAGCTGGAGCTGAAGGGAAAACAACATGCCCCACT GTTCTACTATTGATGGCCTCAGCTATACGAACAGACACTCCTGTCTCGACTATTGGTTCGATGAACGAACTTCGTGCAAAACCTATGTGCATTGCTGAGATAACTGAAATGATTCAT GTAGCAAGTCTTATCCATGATGATGTTCTGGATCTTGCTGATACCAGACGTGGTATGGACTCCCTGAACTCTGCAGTGGGAAACAAG CTTGCGATATTGGCTGGTGATTTCCTACTTTTCAGGGCATTTTCTGCTGCCGGGTCTCTTGACAATGCTGAG GTTGTATCGTTACTAGCAACAGCTCTAAACAACCTTGTGACGGGTGAGCTGATGCAGATGAACGTAACTCCAGCACAACGCTGCAG CATGGATTACTATTTGCAGAAGACATACTACAAGACAGCTGCACTGATTTCAAATAGCTGCAAAGCTGTTGCGGTTCTTGCTGGCCAAACAGCAGATGTTGCTGCCCTTGCTTATCAGTATGGCAGGCACTTG GGTATAGCATATCAGCTGATCGACGACATCCTTGATTTCACGGGCACATCCGCGTCACTAGGCAAAGGCTCCTTGTCTGATATCCATCAG GGAATCGTGACCGCTCCTGTGTTGTTCGCAATGGAAGAGTTCCCTGAGCTACGTGAGAGTGTAGAGCGTGGATTCCATGACCCTTCAGACGTTGCTACT GCCCTTGAATACCTTGCGAAAAGCGAGGGAATCGAGAGGACAAGGTTGCTTGCTACTGAACATGCAAAACTGGCAGCGCGTGCAATCGATGCTCTTCCTGAGGTTGGGGATAGAGTTGCGCTGATCTCGAGGCAAGCACTCAAAGACCTTGCTCAGAAGCTCATCAGGAGAACAAAGTGA
- the LOC123135847 gene encoding uncharacterized protein, with protein MAAPMASPLTAVARAARLHPVSCSASSSSPKNPKQSSSSSSSSPPAVPSLRSAAVALAGAVPLLAALPPPDALAVGGELGIIEGRTVALLHPAIMGGLFAYTLWAGYLGWQWRRVRTVQDEITELKKQVRPAAAAATPAAVGAGDSASPPPPPAAKSPTEIKIEELSEERKKLVKGGFRDRHFNAGSILLGLGVTESVGGALNTWLRTGKLFPGPHLFAGAAITVLWAAAAALVPAMQKGNETARSLHIALNTINVLLFIWQIPTGLEIVGKVFEFTNWP; from the exons ATGGCCGCGCCCATGGCCTCGCCGCTCAcggccgtcgcccgcgccgcccgcctccaccCCGTCtcctgctccgcctcctcctcctctcccaagAACCCCAaacagtcgtcgtcgtcgtcgtcgtcttcgccgCCTGCTGTGCCGTCGCTGAGGTCcgcggcggtggcgttggcgggGGCGGTGCCGCTGCTGGCGGCGCTGCCGCCGCCGGACGCGCTGGCCGTGGGCGGCGAACTGGGGATCATCGAGGGCCGGACCGTCGCGCTGCTGCACCCGGCCATCATGGGCGGCCTCTTCGCCTACACGCTCTGGGCGGGCTACCTCGGCTGGCAGTGGCGCCGCGTCCGCACCGTCCAGGACGAGATCACCGAGCTCAAGAAGCaggtccgccccgccgccgccgccgccacccccgccgcGGTCGGCGCCGGGGACTCCGCctccccgcccccgccccccgctGCCAAGTCCCCCACCGAGATCAAGATCGAGGAGCTCAGCGAG GAGAGGAAGAAGCTGGTGAAGGGAGGCTTCCGGGACCGGCACTTCAACGCGGGGTCGATCCTGCTGGGCCTGGGCGTGACGGAGTCCGTCGGCGGCGCGCTCAACACCTGGCTCCGCACCGGCAAGCTCTTCCCGGGCCCGCACCTGTTCGCGGGGGCGGCCATCACCGTGCTCTGGGCGGCGGCCGCGGCGCTGGTGCCGGCGATGCAGAAGGGGAACGAGACGGCCAGGAGCCTGCACATCGCGCTCAACACCATCAATGTGCTGCTCTTCATCTGGCAGATCCCCACGGGGCTCGAGATCGTCGGCAAGGTCTTCGAGTTCACCAACTGGCCATGA